A window of the Paenibacillus sp. genome harbors these coding sequences:
- the groL gene encoding chaperonin GroEL (60 kDa chaperone family; promotes refolding of misfolded polypeptides especially under stressful conditions; forms two stacked rings of heptamers to form a barrel-shaped 14mer; ends can be capped by GroES; misfolded proteins enter the barrel where they are refolded when GroES binds), with the protein MAKEIKFSEDARRAMLRGVDALANAVKVTLGPKGRNVVLEKKFGSPLITNDGVTIAKEIELEDAFENMGAQLVKEVATKTNDVAGDGTTTATVLAQAMIREGLKNVTAGANPMVVRKGIEKAVRAAVEELKKISKPVEGKQSIAQVAAISAADEEVGQLIADAMEKVGNDGVITVEESKGFTTELEVVEGMQFDRGYVSPYMITDTDKMESVLDNPYILITDKKISNIQEILPVLEKVVQSGKQLLIIAEDVEGEAQATLIVNKLRGTFTCVAVKAPGFGDRRKAMLQDIAALTGAQVITEELGLDLKSTRVDQLGSARQVRVSKENTIIVDGAGDKADIQARVNQIRAQLEETTSEFDKEKLQERLAKLAGGVAVIKVGAATETELKERKLRIEDALNSTRAAVEEGIVSGGGTALVNVYNAVAAVKGENDDEQTGINIVLRSLEEPVRTIAFNAGLEGSVVVDRLKKEDIGIGFNAATGEWVNMFNAGIVDPAKVTRSALQHAASVAAMFLTTEAVIADKPEPKGAAGGGMPDMGGMGGMM; encoded by the coding sequence ATGGCTAAGGAAATCAAGTTCAGTGAAGACGCCCGCCGCGCGATGCTCCGCGGGGTCGACGCTCTTGCGAACGCAGTGAAAGTTACGCTCGGTCCGAAAGGCCGCAACGTCGTCCTTGAGAAGAAGTTCGGCAGCCCGCTCATCACGAACGACGGCGTTACGATCGCGAAAGAAATCGAACTCGAAGACGCATTCGAGAACATGGGCGCTCAGCTCGTGAAAGAAGTCGCTACGAAGACGAACGACGTCGCCGGCGACGGTACGACGACGGCGACGGTTCTCGCGCAAGCGATGATCCGCGAAGGCCTCAAGAACGTAACGGCAGGCGCTAACCCGATGGTCGTCCGCAAGGGCATCGAGAAAGCGGTCCGCGCCGCTGTCGAAGAGCTCAAGAAAATCTCCAAGCCGGTCGAAGGCAAGCAATCGATCGCGCAAGTCGCTGCGATTTCCGCCGCTGACGAAGAAGTCGGCCAGCTGATCGCGGACGCGATGGAGAAAGTCGGCAACGACGGCGTCATCACGGTCGAAGAATCCAAAGGCTTCACGACGGAGCTCGAAGTGGTTGAAGGTATGCAGTTCGACCGCGGCTACGTTTCGCCGTACATGATCACGGATACGGACAAGATGGAATCCGTTCTCGACAACCCGTACATCTTGATCACGGACAAGAAAATCTCCAACATCCAAGAAATTCTTCCGGTGCTCGAGAAAGTCGTTCAATCCGGCAAGCAATTGCTCATCATCGCGGAAGACGTCGAAGGCGAAGCGCAAGCGACGCTCATCGTGAACAAGCTCCGCGGCACGTTCACTTGCGTAGCCGTTAAAGCTCCTGGCTTCGGCGACCGCCGCAAGGCAATGCTGCAAGACATCGCGGCTCTTACGGGCGCGCAAGTCATCACGGAAGAGCTCGGCCTCGACCTCAAATCCACTCGCGTGGATCAGCTCGGTTCCGCTCGCCAAGTTCGCGTTTCGAAAGAAAACACGATCATCGTCGACGGCGCCGGCGACAAGGCCGACATCCAAGCTCGCGTCAACCAAATCCGCGCGCAGCTCGAAGAGACGACTTCCGAATTCGACAAAGAGAAGCTCCAAGAGCGTCTCGCGAAGCTCGCCGGCGGTGTAGCCGTCATCAAAGTCGGCGCAGCGACCGAAACCGAACTGAAAGAGCGTAAGCTCCGCATCGAAGACGCCCTGAACTCCACGCGCGCAGCTGTGGAAGAAGGTATCGTTTCCGGCGGCGGTACGGCGCTCGTGAACGTATACAACGCTGTTGCAGCGGTCAAAGGCGAGAACGACGACGAGCAAACGGGCATCAACATCGTCCTCCGCTCCTTGGAAGAGCCGGTTCGCACGATCGCGTTCAACGCTGGTCTCGAAGGCTCCGTCGTTGTCGACCGTCTCAAGAAGGAAGACATCGGCATCGGCTTCAACGCAGCGACGGGCGAGTGGGTGAACATGTTCAACGCAGGCATCGTCGACCCGGCGAAGGTTACGCGTTCCGCGCTGCAGCACGCTGCATCCGTTGCGGCAATGTTCCTGACGACCGAAGCGGTCATCGCCGACAAGCCGGAGCCGAAAGGCGCAGCTGGCGGCGGCATGCCTGACATGGGCGGCATGGGCGGCATGATGTAA
- the tatA gene encoding twin-arginine translocase TatA/TatE family subunit — translation MQSIGVPGLILILLVALILFGPKKLPELGRAFGRTLREFKEGTRELLKEEDDDDKPKPNASAAAPSAVVEAERVEPKKDDKRLPE, via the coding sequence ATGCAAAGCATCGGTGTCCCGGGATTAATCCTCATCCTGCTGGTAGCGCTCATCCTGTTCGGCCCGAAAAAGCTGCCCGAGCTCGGCCGCGCGTTCGGCCGCACGCTGCGTGAATTCAAAGAAGGCACACGGGAGCTATTGAAAGAAGAAGACGACGACGACAAGCCGAAGCCGAACGCGTCAGCCGCCGCGCCTTCCGCCGTCGTCGAAGCCGAACGCGTCGAGCCGAAGAAAGACGACAAGCGGCTGCCGGAATAA
- the groES gene encoding co-chaperone GroES — MIKPLGDRVVIEAIAKEETTASGIVLPETAKEKPQEGKVVAVGAGVYKDGARVPLDVKEGDRVIFSKYAGTEVKFEGRELLIMRESDILAILG, encoded by the coding sequence ATGATCAAGCCTTTGGGAGACCGCGTAGTCATCGAAGCCATCGCCAAGGAGGAAACGACGGCAAGCGGGATCGTTCTGCCGGAGACGGCGAAGGAGAAGCCGCAAGAAGGCAAAGTCGTAGCCGTCGGCGCTGGCGTTTACAAAGACGGCGCTCGCGTGCCGCTGGACGTGAAAGAAGGCGATCGCGTCATTTTCTCGAAATACGCGGGCACGGAAGTGAAATTCGAAGGCCGCGAACTGTTGATCATGCGGGAGAGCGACATCCTCGCCATCCTCGGCTGA